Proteins from a single region of Barnesiella propionica:
- a CDS encoding SusC/RagA family TonB-linked outer membrane protein: MESICRKKSRKVWLLLLIGVCMAFTGMAQEITVQGRVIDSQGEPIIGANIIPKGITGGTMTDIDGKFKINVPGSAVLVVSYIGYNSQEIPVENRTQITVVLQENAIALNEVVAIGYGMVKKSDATGSLTVVKPDEVSSGLATSVQDLLVGQTPGVVVTLNGGRPEGSGDIRIRGGSSLNATNDPLIVIDGVPIDNSGVTGMNNSLSMISPDNIETFTILKDASATAIYGSRASNGVIIITTKKGQSGAPQINFSANMYVNTPRNTVGVLDANEFREVIARQFGENSGAYALLGKSNTKWQDEVLRTSVSSDYNLSVGGTLKALPYRVAVTYTNQNGILKTSAMDRATASITLTPKFFDNTLSVTANVKGFYLHNRFADEAAIGGAVAFDPTQPVKVPGQEVGNGYFMWFQPGTTNLIGISPLNPVSLLDGRSMKANVYRSVGNLQLDYILPFFPDLRANLNMGYDVLKSVQHNIMEPNTPITYKENKKIGLGQDERLFQKKWNLLLDFYLNYTKNIESIESKIDVMGGYSWQRFHKESSTNTTLMPDNAPWYYTSAADHLQLLSFFGRLNYNYKETYLFTFTLRGDATSRFSKDNRWGAFPAVALGWKIINEPFMERATSYMNELKLRLGYGITGQQDISDSYFPYLPLFSLGYPTAAYPFGDTYYYTIRPNGYDPNIKWEETTTYNVGFDFGFLNNRINGSLDYYYRKTNDLISLIPVPAGSNLTNEIYTNIGSLRNEGIEFNINTKPIVTKELTWNLGFNVAWNSNKITKLNKSNSADYFIPVGGIGGGTGNTVQAHKVGYPAFSYLLYEQVYDKEGNPIEGLYVDRNGDGIIDESDKRIGKSRDPKVVLSINTSIEYRNFDFGMQLRANIGNYVYDNVLSQNSSYSTIYNSVGITSNLMKRGAKFQNTQFMSDYYLKNASFLRCENISLGYTWHNLLNNKMKLRLYGAVQNPFVITKYKGLDPEVFSGIDNNVYPRPVTYTLGVVINY, encoded by the coding sequence ATGGAAAGCATTTGTAGAAAAAAAAGCCGGAAAGTATGGCTGCTCCTGCTGATAGGAGTATGTATGGCTTTTACAGGCATGGCGCAGGAGATAACGGTTCAGGGCCGGGTCATCGACTCACAAGGAGAGCCTATCATCGGAGCAAATATTATTCCGAAAGGTATAACAGGTGGAACAATGACCGATATTGACGGCAAGTTTAAAATTAATGTACCCGGAAGTGCAGTATTGGTAGTTTCGTATATAGGATATAATTCACAGGAAATACCTGTAGAGAACCGTACGCAGATAACAGTAGTATTGCAGGAAAATGCGATAGCCCTTAATGAAGTAGTTGCTATCGGTTATGGTATGGTAAAAAAGAGTGATGCTACAGGTTCATTGACCGTGGTAAAACCTGATGAAGTCTCATCGGGACTGGCTACGTCGGTTCAGGATCTTTTAGTAGGGCAAACTCCGGGTGTTGTGGTAACACTGAATGGAGGGCGACCCGAAGGTAGCGGAGATATACGTATTCGTGGAGGTTCTTCTCTGAACGCTACGAACGATCCTCTTATCGTAATAGACGGTGTGCCTATTGACAATTCGGGAGTCACGGGTATGAATAATTCGTTAAGTATGATCTCTCCCGATAACATAGAGACCTTTACAATACTCAAAGATGCTTCGGCAACGGCTATTTATGGTTCGAGGGCTTCGAATGGCGTAATCATCATTACGACCAAGAAAGGACAGAGCGGTGCTCCCCAGATCAATTTCTCGGCCAATATGTATGTGAATACTCCCCGTAATACGGTAGGGGTATTGGATGCGAATGAGTTTCGCGAGGTGATTGCCCGTCAGTTTGGAGAAAATAGTGGGGCCTATGCATTATTAGGTAAAAGTAATACGAAATGGCAGGATGAAGTACTGCGGACATCGGTAAGTTCGGATTATAATTTGAGTGTGGGCGGCACTCTCAAAGCGTTGCCTTATCGGGTAGCGGTGACTTATACCAACCAGAACGGTATTCTTAAAACCTCGGCGATGGATCGCGCTACCGCATCTATCACTCTTACTCCGAAGTTTTTTGACAATACATTGAGTGTTACAGCGAACGTAAAAGGATTCTATTTGCATAATCGTTTTGCAGATGAGGCCGCGATCGGCGGGGCGGTAGCTTTTGACCCGACACAGCCGGTTAAAGTACCCGGACAAGAAGTCGGTAACGGATATTTTATGTGGTTCCAGCCGGGGACTACCAATCTTATAGGCATTTCTCCTTTAAACCCTGTTTCATTGTTAGACGGCCGTTCTATGAAAGCGAATGTTTACAGGAGTGTGGGTAATTTGCAACTGGATTATATATTACCGTTTTTTCCCGATTTGAGAGCAAATCTGAATATGGGATATGACGTGTTGAAAAGCGTTCAGCATAATATTATGGAACCTAATACTCCTATTACTTATAAAGAAAACAAGAAAATAGGTCTGGGGCAAGACGAACGTTTATTCCAGAAAAAGTGGAATCTTTTACTTGATTTTTACCTGAATTATACTAAGAATATTGAATCTATAGAAAGTAAAATAGACGTAATGGGTGGCTATTCCTGGCAACGGTTTCATAAGGAAAGCAGTACGAATACAACGCTTATGCCCGATAATGCCCCCTGGTACTATACCAGCGCGGCCGATCATCTTCAATTGCTTTCGTTTTTTGGGCGTCTAAATTATAACTATAAGGAAACTTACCTTTTCACTTTTACTTTACGAGGAGATGCGACTTCACGTTTCTCGAAAGATAACCGTTGGGGGGCTTTTCCGGCTGTAGCTTTAGGCTGGAAGATCATTAACGAACCGTTTATGGAAAGAGCGACCTCTTACATGAACGAACTTAAATTACGTTTGGGCTATGGTATTACAGGGCAACAGGATATAAGCGACAGTTATTTCCCGTATCTCCCTTTGTTCTCTTTAGGATATCCTACCGCGGCTTATCCTTTCGGAGACACTTATTATTATACCATTCGTCCTAACGGATACGATCCGAATATCAAATGGGAAGAGACGACTACCTATAATGTCGGTTTCGATTTCGGCTTCCTCAATAACCGAATCAATGGTTCTCTTGATTATTATTACCGGAAAACTAACGACCTTATCAGTCTCATCCCTGTCCCTGCAGGCTCTAACCTGACAAATGAAATATACACGAATATTGGTAGCCTGCGTAACGAAGGTATAGAGTTCAATATCAATACGAAGCCTATAGTTACAAAAGAGCTGACCTGGAACCTGGGATTTAATGTGGCCTGGAATTCCAATAAAATAACCAAATTGAATAAGAGCAACAGTGCCGATTATTTTATTCCTGTCGGCGGTATCGGTGGTGGGACCGGAAATACGGTACAAGCACATAAGGTAGGTTATCCGGCTTTCAGTTATTTGCTTTACGAGCAGGTTTACGATAAAGAGGGTAATCCCATAGAAGGACTGTACGTAGACCGGAACGGGGACGGTATAATAGACGAAAGCGATAAACGTATCGGCAAGAGCCGTGATCCGAAGGTGGTCTTAAGTATTAATACTTCTATAGAATACCGCAATTTCGATTTCGGTATGCAACTAAGGGCTAATATCGGAAATTATGTATATGATAACGTATTATCCCAGAATTCAAGTTATTCTACTATTTATAACAGCGTGGGTATTACCAGTAACTTGATGAAGCGCGGAGCCAAGTTCCAGAATACCCAGTTCATGAGCGATTATTATCTTAAAAATGCGAGTTTCCTGCGTTGCGAAAACATCTCTCTGGGATATACCTGGCATAATCTCCTGAACAATAAAATGAAACTTCGCTTATACGGAGCCGTGCAGAACCCGTTTGTGATCACGAAATATAAAGGTCTCGACCCCGAAGTATTCAGTGGGATAGATAACAATGTATATCCGCGTCCAGTGACATATACATTAGGTGTAGTAATTAATTATTAA
- a CDS encoding helix-turn-helix domain-containing protein: protein MRRIIKISLYIIICVYLFNIFGCPALKADNLWKNLLHNDRVTIVLSQRLPSISSKPLSFSLLIDKLIKVPSEQYKGLSVKFSDLNRARNYIMSIPSEIRVSEDSREIVMGNLVGDTFSVAMGIAFFIPLNLCLYAVYQRRLILRQNSLFHHISMNEDVCSELYQTQGELLGSHYFELCDNELMRDLRNLMRTEVLYTDPGLLCSDVARRLAVTESDIRYAVNNGSSIYSFEDYIDWLRLNHVRNLIPYSIYTPLTTIVASAGFSSYKRFHALFLREYGMSPKTFYKMARIN, encoded by the coding sequence ATGAGACGTATTATAAAGATATCTTTATATATTATAATCTGCGTATATCTTTTCAATATATTCGGATGTCCGGCTTTAAAAGCAGATAATCTATGGAAGAATCTGTTGCATAACGACAGAGTGACTATCGTCCTTTCTCAAAGATTGCCTTCAATATCTTCGAAACCTTTAAGTTTTTCTTTATTAATAGATAAGTTAATAAAGGTACCTTCAGAACAATATAAAGGATTATCTGTTAAATTCTCTGACCTTAACCGGGCCAGAAACTATATTATGAGTATTCCTTCTGAAATTAGAGTTTCGGAAGATTCTCGTGAAATAGTTATGGGAAATCTTGTAGGGGACACGTTTTCAGTGGCAATGGGAATAGCCTTTTTTATTCCTTTGAATTTGTGTTTGTATGCGGTATATCAGCGTCGGTTGATTTTGAGGCAGAATTCTCTTTTTCATCATATTTCGATGAATGAGGATGTTTGTTCTGAATTGTATCAGACTCAGGGCGAATTACTTGGCAGTCATTATTTTGAATTATGTGATAACGAGTTGATGAGAGATTTGCGGAATCTTATGAGAACGGAAGTATTATATACCGATCCCGGGCTCTTGTGCAGTGATGTAGCCCGTCGTTTGGCTGTGACGGAATCGGATATCAGATATGCAGTGAATAACGGAAGTAGCATTTATTCTTTTGAAGATTATATCGACTGGCTGAGATTGAATCATGTGCGTAACCTGATTCCTTATTCCATATATACCCCTTTGACAACCATAGTTGCCAGTGCAGGTTTTTCTTCTTATAAAAGATTTCATGCACTCTTCTTAAGGGAGTACGGTATGTCTCCAAAAACTTTCTATAAGATGGCACGTATTAATTAG
- a CDS encoding ABC transporter ATP-binding protein, which yields MKEFIKILRRFVPPYKHYLILNILFNILAAVLTLFSFALLIPILEILFKIKTADYYFMPWDSGSLVDICKNNFYYYITQIINESGPSYALFLLGLFLVVMTFFKTGASYLSSYFMIPMRSGVVRDIRNYVYEKVVSLPIGFFTSERKGDVMARMSGDVGEIENSIMASLDMMFKNPIMIIVCLGTMFVVSWQLTLFVLVLLPVAGYIMGQIGKKLKRTSLEGQQRWGILMSMIEETLSGLRIIKAFNAENRMIRRFHDDNNLFYKISNRINRRQALAHPMSEFLGTFTIAIVLWYGGSLILSGTSSIDAASFIYYLVIFYSIINPAKDFSKAAYAIQKGLASMERVDKILSAVNPIQSPSSPIAIHELKECIEYKNVSFRYNAEMVVKDVNLTIKKGQTIALVGQSGSGKSTMADLLPRFYDVTEGGIYIDGVNVKDVKVYDLRSLMGNVNQEAILFNDTFYNNITFGVESATMEQVQEAARIANAHDFIMATEDGYNTNIGDRGCRLSGGQRQRVSIARAILKNPPILILDEATSALDTESERLVQEALENLMRNRTTLVIAHRLSTIKDADLICVMSEGRIVERGTHEELLKLDRHYKRLVDMQKF from the coding sequence ATGAAAGAATTTATCAAGATACTACGTCGTTTTGTCCCTCCGTATAAACATTATTTGATTCTTAATATCCTGTTCAATATACTGGCAGCGGTGCTGACCTTGTTCTCGTTCGCCCTGCTTATACCGATACTGGAAATTCTATTTAAGATAAAGACGGCCGATTATTATTTTATGCCCTGGGATTCCGGTTCTCTGGTCGATATATGTAAAAATAATTTCTATTATTATATAACCCAGATTATTAATGAATCGGGACCTTCGTATGCCCTGTTCCTTTTGGGGTTATTTCTTGTAGTTATGACATTTTTCAAGACCGGTGCATCTTATTTGAGTTCTTATTTTATGATACCCATGCGTTCGGGAGTAGTCCGGGATATACGTAATTATGTATATGAAAAGGTCGTAAGTCTTCCTATCGGTTTCTTTACTTCGGAACGAAAAGGAGACGTAATGGCGAGAATGTCCGGAGATGTGGGCGAAATAGAGAATTCGATTATGGCTTCGCTGGATATGATGTTCAAAAATCCTATTATGATAATCGTATGTCTGGGCACTATGTTTGTCGTAAGCTGGCAGCTCACATTATTTGTTCTGGTTTTATTGCCGGTAGCGGGTTATATTATGGGACAGATTGGTAAAAAGCTGAAACGTACCTCGTTGGAAGGACAACAAAGGTGGGGAATACTTATGTCAATGATAGAGGAAACTTTGAGCGGACTCAGGATTATAAAGGCATTTAATGCAGAGAACCGGATGATCCGCCGTTTCCATGACGATAATAATTTGTTCTATAAAATATCCAACCGTATCAATCGCAGGCAGGCTCTTGCGCATCCCATGAGTGAATTCCTGGGCACATTTACTATCGCTATCGTATTATGGTATGGCGGTTCGCTTATCCTGTCCGGAACCAGTTCTATTGATGCAGCCTCTTTTATATATTATTTGGTTATCTTTTACAGTATCATTAATCCTGCCAAAGATTTTTCAAAAGCGGCTTATGCCATACAAAAAGGTTTGGCTTCAATGGAACGTGTCGATAAGATTCTTTCTGCAGTGAACCCGATACAAAGCCCTTCCAGTCCTATTGCTATCCATGAACTGAAAGAGTGTATAGAGTATAAGAACGTTTCGTTCCGCTATAATGCCGAGATGGTAGTTAAAGATGTGAATCTTACTATTAAAAAAGGTCAGACGATCGCTCTGGTCGGGCAGTCGGGTTCCGGGAAATCTACGATGGCCGATTTGCTTCCCCGTTTTTATGATGTGACCGAAGGCGGTATCTACATCGACGGGGTGAACGTAAAAGATGTGAAGGTCTACGATTTGCGTTCATTAATGGGGAATGTGAATCAGGAAGCTATTCTTTTCAACGATACGTTCTATAATAATATAACTTTTGGAGTGGAATCTGCCACGATGGAACAGGTGCAGGAAGCCGCCCGTATAGCGAATGCCCATGATTTTATCATGGCTACCGAAGATGGCTATAATACGAATATAGGTGACAGAGGATGCCGCCTGTCGGGAGGACAGCGCCAAAGGGTAAGCATAGCCCGGGCTATTTTAAAAAATCCGCCTATTCTTATTTTGGATGAAGCAACTTCGGCTCTCGATACGGAGAGTGAACGGCTTGTACAGGAAGCTCTTGAAAACTTAATGAGGAATCGTACGACACTGGTTATTGCCCACCGTTTATCAACGATTAAAGATGCCGATCTTATTTGTGTCATGAGCGAGGGACGAATTGTAGAGCGTGGTACACATGAGGAATTGTTAAAACTGGATCGCCACTATAAACGTCTGGTAGATATGCAAAAATTCTGA